CAATTTATCTTCACCTCATCAACCTGCCATTTTTGTTGTATCTGATTTTCTATATTATCTTAATTCAATCGCTTCAGACTTTTCGCAATCGCCGTAATACTTCCCCATTTTTTTGTAAATAAAAGCGTTTACGCAATGCAATCCATTTGTAACAACCCAGGTAAAATACCTTATTTTCAAGTTGTTAAATAAGTGGTTATCTACGCTTTTAACAAACGATTGATGGAATCTTTTATGAAAGGGAAATCTGCATTAACTCTTCTGCTCGCTGGTATATTTTCGTGCGGCACATGCCAGGCGACAGGGGCAGAAGTGACGAGTGAATCTGTATTTAACATTCTTAATTCCACGGGGGAAGCAACAGATAAAAGTTATTTATCGTTAAATCCAGATAAGTATCCTAATTATCGTCTTCTGATTCACTCAGCCAAATTACAAAATGAAATAAAGAGCCACTATACCAAAGACGAAATTCAAGGATTGCTAACATTAACAGAAAACACACGAAAGTTAACGTTGACGGAGAAACCCTGGGGAACGTTTATTCTTGCTTCTACTTTCGAAGATGACAAAACAGCGGCAGAAACCCACTATGATGCTGTCTGGCTGAGGGATAGTTTATGGGGCTATATGGCATTAGTATCAGATCAGGGAAATAGTGTAGCCGCAAAAAAGGTTCTGCTCACTCTGTGGGATTATATGTCTACGCCCGACCAGATTAAGCGGATGCAGGACGTCATTAGCAACCCAAAACGACTGGATGGTATTCCTGGGCAAATGAATGCTGTGCATATCCGATTTGACAGCAACTCCCCCGTGATGGCAGATGTGCAGGAAGAAGGCAAGCCGCAGCTGTGGAACCATAAACAAAATGATGCGTTAGGTCTTTATCTTGATCTCCTTATACAAGCAATCAATACTGGTACTATTAACGCTGAAGATTGGCAAAAAGGTGACCGATTAAAATCGGTTGCGCTGCTGATTGCTTATCTGGATAAAGCCAATTTCTATGTTATGGAAGATTCCGGAGCGTGGGAGGAAGATGCCCGATTAAACACATCTTCCGTTGCACTGGTGACCTCTGGACTGGAACGTTTGTCAAACCTACTCTCGAAGAAAGACTCTGTTTTTATCTCTGATTTACTACGCGAAGCTAAAGCCAATGAACTGGATGAACCACTTTCAACAACGAGGTTGAACCACCTCATAGATAAAGGTTATGAAAGAATAACGCTACAGCTTGATTTAGGGGGAGAGTCTCCTGGTTATCTGGAAAAAGATAAACATTACAGAGAAGCTGATGCGGCCTTACTTAATGTTATTTATCCTGCAAATCTTTCAAAGATAAATACCAGAAGAAAAGAGCAAGTTTTAAAAATAGTTAAAAAACTAGCAGGTCCGTATGGTATAAAAAGATACGAGAAGGATAATTATCAGTCGGCAAATTTTTGGTTCAATGATATTAAAACTGATACTGATGAAAATTCACATGCGAAAAGAGAAAAGAGCTTCATTCCATCAACAGAAGCAGAATGGTTTTTTGACTCATGGTATGCAAAATCAGCAGCAATTGTTTATAAAGAATCAAGAAAAGAAGAATATTTGAATGACTCAGTGCAATTTATGAATAGATCATTGGCCCAAATAACAGGCGAGAATATGATTGGTGCAAATGGCAGGAGCGTACCTGAAATGGCACTTCCCGAAAGCTATAACTATATCCACAAGTCGGGAACTTTGCATGAAGCGCCAAGCCCTATCATTCCGCTAAATTGGTCGAAAGCTTCAATGACTCTTATGTTGAAAGAAATGTCCAACCTTATCAATGATGAGGGAAATAAATAGTTTTCATAATGAGGCGGTCCTGGATTAAAAGGACCGCTCAAAGAGAAATCGAAAGGGGAGGTAAAAGTGATCAATAAATTACTGTTAGCTTACCTGATAGGTCTGGTTGTGACATCGACCTTAATATTTATCTTCTCGGAAGAAAAAGTAACATATCGGTTGTTTGCTGCAGTAATTACAGGGTTGACCTGGCCGCTTAGCCTCATTCCATCCATCATAAGTATCATAATTCGTAAATCCGACTAACAAGAAAATTATATGAACGATTAAGAAAAATAGAATCGAAAAAGAGAATAAAATATATGCGGGGAGTAACAAAACACTCGCAGTGCGTTAATGTGTAACTAACAAATATGATTTTTATTGAAAATAGTCACCAAACAAGTGTTATAAGAAATACGGGGTATGTTTAAGTAAAACATATCAACAGTTGCAATTCTGTATATGGACAGGATGACTTACTACTGTAAGTGGCTGATAGCTATTCGCTCATAACAAAATCATTATTTTATAAATAGGAATCATCACTTTTTAATCATGTTTTTATTGCAAGTTTATGGAGAATGAGAATATGGAATAAGGAGATGAAACATGATTGAAGAAGGGCTGTTACTTCCAATGAATGTTTTGCTTCAAGGACAGAAGTTAACCCTACTGGACCCTGAAATGTGGTTCTTACGGGGAAATGAAAACAAGGATGTAACCCTTGTTATTACGATTGGTAATAACCATCAAAAATTAATGGTAGTGGAAGACATATTACTGCTCATTGACCGAAGCCAAATTGAGGTAACTGCAGGGAAAGTAATTTATCATCCACTTCGCATTGATATCCTGAGTAAATTATTAGCTTTTATAGATGAATCAACGGGGAGTGTGGAAAGGGAACACCATGACTTGTTTGCTGATGCCTTGCCCTTTGCATCAGAAGTTGTGCTATTCAGTAAAGTTGCAAGTGAAGCCTGGTTTTTAGCCACTTATCTGAGCAGCGATAATATTAATGAAATTCTGTTTCAGCATCTAAGAAAAACAGAATGCTATAAACTGGTTCGCTATTTATTATCGCAATCGCTCATACAGACTTCACTCTATGATCTTGGTGAGCTTTACGGCGTATCGTATTCACATTTTCGCCGTTTATGTAGTTATGCATTGGGTGGTAAAGTTAAAACGGAATTATGTGGCTGGAGAGTTGCCAGAGCCGTGTTGGAAATCATTGAAGGAAACAGTGATATGACAACTATTGCGCATAAATATGGCTACTCATCCTCATCACACTTTTCAGCCGAAGTAAAAAGCCGGTTAGGAAAAACACCGAGAGAACTATGTAAAAAGTTATGAAAATAAAATTACGTATTACTATTATATTAATTTCAGCCTTATGCATTTTTAATGGATTATTGACTCCTGGTGCATATGCCGCAGCAGCGAATGGATACGTAGCAAATAAAGAAAATCTACGTAGTTTTTTTGAAACGGTTTCATCATATGCGGGTAAGCCTACAATAGTAAGTAAGCTTGCCATGAAGAAACAGATCAGCGGAAATTTTGATTTAACCGAACCCTATGCCTTGATTGACCGCCTGTCGGCGCAGATGGGACTTATTTGGTACGATGATGGCAAAGCTATTTATATCTATGACTCATCAGAGATGCGTAATGCGCTGATTAATCTGAGAAAGGTATCGACGAATGAGCTTAATAATTTTTTAAAAAAATCGGGTCTGTATAACTCTCGTTATGAAATTAAAGGGGGCGGCAATGGTACTTTCTATGTATCTGGGCCACCGGTTTATGTTGACCTGGTCGTTAATGCTGCAAAATTAATGGAGCAAAACAGTGATGGCATTGAGATCGGACGCAATAAAGTAGGTATTATTCACCTGGTCAACACATTCGTTAATGACCGGACTTATGAATTACGTGGCGAAAAGATAGTTATTCCTGGCATGGCAAAAGTACTATCGACGTTGTTAAATAATAACATTAAGCAAAGCACTGGGGTTAACGTACTTTCTGAAATTTCAAGTCGTCAACAACTAAAAAACGTATCACGTATGCCTCCTTTTCCTGGTGCTGAAGAAGATGATGACCTACAAGTAGAGAAAATAATATCGACAGCTGGAGCGCCAGAGACTGACGATATACAAATTATTGCATATCCTGATACCAACAGTTTACTTGTTAAAGGAACAGTATCTCAGGTTGATTTTATCGAGAAGTTAGTAGCTACGCTCGATATTCCAAAGCGACATATTGAATTATCTTTATGGATAATAGATATTGATAAGACTGATCTAGAACAGTTAGGAGCTGACTGGTCGGGCACGATAAAAATTGGATCCAGCCTAAGTGCATCATTTAATAATTCAGGTTCAATTAGTACCCTGGATGGGACACAGTTTATTGCAACAATACAGGCACTTGCGCAAAAAAGAAGAGCCGCCGTTGTTGCTCGTCCTGTCGTTTTAACACAGGAGAATATTCCTGCTATATTTGATAATAACCGTACTTTCTATACTAAATTAGTCGGCGAGCGTACTGCGGAGTTGGATGAAGTAACCTATGGTACGATGATTAGCGTGCTACCACGATTTGCTTCGCGAAATCAAATTGAATTACTCTTGAATATTGAAGATGGCAATGAAATCAATTCCGACAAGACCAATGTTGATGATCTGCCTCAGGTTGGTAGAACGCTTATAAGTACTATTGCGCGCGTGCCTCAAGGGAAAAGTCTTTTGATTGGTGGATATACACGAGATACGAATACCTATGAAAGTCGCAAGATCCCAATATTAGGCAGTATTCCATTTATTGGTAAATTATTTGGATATGAAGGAACAAATGCGAATAACATCGTTCGTGTCTTTCTTATTGAGCCAAGAGAGATCGATGAGCGCATGATGAATAATGCGAATGAGGCTGCGGTTGACGCCAGAGCAATAACACAGCAAATGGCAAAAAATAAAGAAATCAACGATGAATTACTGCAGAAATGGATAAAAACTTACTTGAATCGTGAAGTCGTCGGAGGATAGTGAAATGGCGATTCATGTAGAGCATGTCGGTGTATTAGAAAGAGCCAGAGAAGTTTCTCGCTTAGAGGACATTATCACAGAAGATAATGAAGATATTGAAGCTGAAATGCCTAAAATGGGAGATGATCCCGCCGGTAAAGAAGCTCGATTCTTACAAGCTACTGACGAGATGTCAGCAGCGTTAACGCAGTTTATGAAGAAAAAAATCTACGAAGAACAACTGGCCAACTTTCTGGACGGAGAAGAATATGTCCTGGAAGATCAGCCAATAGAAAAAACCGATAAAGTCATGGAGGCGCTTAAGGCAGCAACTACCCATGACTATGAAGTGTATAGCTTTGCTAAAAAATTATTTCCAGATGAAAGCGATCTGGTGGTTGTATTACGTGCAATTTTACGTAAAAAACAAATATCTGAAAATGTGCGGATAAACGCTGAAGCATTACTTAGAAAAGTTAATCAAGAGACTACTAAAAAATTCATTAATAGTGGCATTAACTCGGCATTAAAAGCAAAGTTATTTGGCCAGGCGTTGTCATTAAATCCAAAATTACTAAGGGCAAGTTATCGACAATTTTTAATGGCAGAAGACGATGCTGTAGATACTTATGTAGAATGGATTGGTAGTTATGGCTATCAAAATAGAATGCTAGTGACAAAATTTATCAAAGAGACGCTTTTCTCAGATATAAATGCACTTGATGCGAGTTGTTCATCATTGGAATTTGGTATGTTTCTCAATAAGTTGTCACAACTATTGTCTCTTCAGTCGGCAGAGGCTTTATTTCTGAAAACTTTAATGAATAACCCAATAATTAAAAAATTTATTAGCGCAGAAGATTACTGGATATTTTTTCTGATATCGTTAATAAAATTCCCTGAGACTGCAGAGGAACTCCTGAAAAATGCACTGGTAACCCTACCCGCAGATGCTAATTATAAAGACAAAACGTTACTCCTGAAGGCGATTTACAGCGGATGTACAAATCTTCCATTTTCACTTTTTATTAATAATGAACAATTATTAGAGATTAGGGAGTGTTGTAAACAGGCAATAAAAGTAACATTTGCAGTAGAGCTCTTTGATACACAAAACAGTAATAAAAAACAAAATAAAAAACCATGGAAGAAGGTAATGTTCAATGTTTAACAAAGTTTTGATAGGGTTAAGGAGTCATCCAGAATTAATAATTCTTGGATTAATGGTGATGATTATCGCCATGCTCATAATTCCATTGCCCACTTACTTAATCGATTTTTTGATTGGGCTGAACTTAACATTGGCAATACTTGTGTTTTTAGGATCATTCTATGTTGATAGGATCTTAAGTTTTTCTTCATTCCCATCAATTCTCCTCATCACAACGTTATTTCGTTTGGCGCTGGCGATCAGTACCAGTCGACTTATACTTCTTGAGGCGGACGCCGGAGAAATTATAACGAGTTTTGGTGAATTCGTTATTGGAGATAGCCTGGTAGTTGGTTTTGTTATTTTCTCCATTGTTACTATTGTTCAGTTTATCGTGATTACTAAAGGTTCGGAACGTGTGGCTGAAGTTGCTGCCCGCTTTTCGCTTGACGGTATGCCAGGTAAACAAATGAGTATTGACGCCGATCTACGCGCCGGGATCATTGATGCAGATTTAGCAAAAGAACGTCGTAGCGTATTAGAACGAGAGAGTCAGCTGTATGGTTCCTTTGATGGTGCGATGAAATTTATCAAAGGTGATGCTATTGCAAACATCATTATTATCTTTGTTAATATTATCGGTGGGCTATCAGTAGGAGTAGGCCAAAATGGAATGGATTTCTCGACAGCGTTGACCGTCTACACAATTCTTACCGTCGGTGATGGTCTTGTTTCTCAAATTCCAGCTTTATTAATTGCTATTAGCGCAGGGTTTATCGTAACGCGCGTGAATGGCGATAGTGATAATATGGGGCAAAATATAATGTCCCAGTTATTAAGTAATTCTTTTGTCATTATTGTGACATGTGTCCTCGCGCTGAGTATTGGGTTGCTTCCAGGTTTTCCCCTTCTTGTGTTTTTATGTTTGGCAGTAATCTTAGGAATTTATTTTTACTTTAAATTTAAAAAGAAAGGGGTTGAAGAAACGGTTGTTGAGGGAGATATCACCGTTGGGTTGGAACCCTATAATCAGGATGATGATATTTCATTAGGTATTATTAATAAACTTGATCAGGTTATTACCGAAACGGTACCTTTGGTTTTGATTATGAATAGTGTACAGGCTAAAAAATACACTGAAATCAATCTTGCTGATAGGATTCGTAGTCAGTTTTTTATTGAGTATGATATCCGTATTCCCGGTATTGTCATTCGCGAGGGGGAAGGCCTTAATGATGAAGATGTCATATTAATGCTAAATGAAGTCAGAGCCTCGCAATTTAAAATTTATCATGATCTTGTCTTGTTGGTTGAATATTCAGATGAAGTGGTTTCGACTTTGATCAAGAAACCTGTCATCGTAAATAGTAATGGTGAACAATATTATTGGGTTACAAAAAGTGATGCCCAAAAATTAACAAAAATTGGCTGTTATACTCGCACGGCCATGGATGAAATGTACAATCATTTATCTGTATGTCTGGCTCATAATATTAATGAGTATTTTGGTATACAAGAAACCAAATATATTCTTGATCAATTAGAGATGAAGTATCCTGATCTATTAAAAGAAATATTAAGATATATAACCGTGCAGCGCATTTCAGAGGTAATTCAGCGTCTGATCCAGGAGCGAATTTCAGTGCGCAATATGCGTTTAGTTATGGAGGCTTTAGCATTATGGAGCCCACGCGAGAAAGATATAATCACACTCGTCGAGCATGTACGAGGTGCATTAGGTCGCTACATTTGCCATAAGTTTTCATATTCTGGAGAAATTAAAGCAATTGTGATTTCGCCTGAAATAGAGGACAGAATCAGAGATGGTGTCAGGCCTACCGCTGGCGGTACTTTTCTTAATCTCGATGCATCCGAAGCTGAGATGATTCTGGATAATTTTAAACTGGCACTTTCTGGAATCAATATTCCAATTAAAGACATTATTTTACTGGGATCTGTGGATATTCGTCGTTTTATCAAAAAACTTATTGAATCTAGTTATCGAGACCTCGAAGTACTTTCGTACGGGGAACTAACGGAAAATGTTCCCGTTAATATTCTGAAAACTATTTAGGATAATGTCTTGAGATATGGAGCATGCTGGTATGAAAAAATTAAAACTATTAAATAAATACAGCTACTTACATAGCATAAACGGCTCGCTGATTGAAGCAGAGCTTGACGACGTTTCAGTGGGCGAAGTATGCGAAATTTATGCGAGCTGGCAAGCAAATGAACGTATAGCCAGGGCTCAGGTCGTTGGCTTTCGCAATGGAAAGACATTATTAAACCTTATAGGCAGCTCTGTGGGGCTTACACGTACTGCAGTATTGAAACCAACGGGAGAGCAGTTAACCATACAGATCAGTGATGCCTTTCTTGGTTCAGTTTTGAATGCTTCTGGTCAAATTATGGAAAGGTTTGTCCCGGTCACTCCAGGGGATAGGGGAAATTTACGCCTGATTGATGAACTGCCACCGTCGTATCAGGAACGTCGAGTTATTAATACACCACTAGAGACACGGATAAGAGTCATTGATGGCGTACTGACATGTGGCATTGGTCAACGTGTTGGGATTTTCGCATCGGCTGGCTGTGGCAAAACGGTTTTAATGCATATGCTTGTAAACAACACTGAAGCTGATGTGTTTGTTATTGGCTTGATTGGCGAACGTGGAAGGGAAGTTACGGAATGCGCGGAATCGCTGAAAAAATCAGTAAATGCAGCAAAATGTGTTTTGGTTTATGCCACCTCTGATTTTTCGTCAGTAGATCGGTGTAATGCCGCCCTGATGGCGACAACCGTGGCAGAGTATTTTAGAGATCGAGGAAAGAGAGTTGTACTTTTTATCGACTCAATGACGCGCTATGCACGAGCACTACGCGATATGAAGCTGGCAGCGGGTGAACCACCTGCCAGACGTGGTTATCCTGCTTCTGTTTTTGACAGCTTACCTCGCTTACTGGAGAGGCCGGGACCAACACTAAAAGGAAGTATTACTGCCTTTTATACCGTATTACTGGAGGGGGAGGATGAATCAGACCCACTGGGGGATGAAATTCGCTCAATCCTTGATGGCCATATCTATCTAAGTCGCAAACTCGCTGGGCAAGGTCATTATCCGGCAATAGATGTTCTAAAAAGTGTGAGTCGAGTATTTGGTCAGGTCACTGATGAAAAACACAGAGATAATGCTGCACGGGTAAGGAAGATCCTCACCACTTTGGAAGATCTACAGGTGTTTATTGATTTAGGGGAATATCGCGCTGGGCAAAATGCTGAAAATGATTTTGCCATGAATGCCCGGCCTAAACTCACAAATTGGTTAAAACAGTCAGTTAATGAAAAAATGCCAATGAGTGAAACGCTAAAAGAGCTTGAACGAATTGTTAAGTAAAGTTAATCGACTTATCAGAAGAACAGCGCAGAGCCTGGCTGCATGTGAAGCATCATTACAAAAGTTAAATGCAGAAAAAGAAAAGTTAGTCGAAAAGGAACGCCTGTATGATATGCAACTTAAAAACCTACAGTCACTGTTAGATATGAAGGAGTTACTCGGCGAAGTAGTATTTCGCCAGGATATATTTTACTCGTTACGTAAAGTTGCAGTCATTCAGCAGCAGATCGCTGAGATAAATCTTGAAAAGCAAAAAATAGCAGAGCGGCGAAAAATACTTAACAAGGAAATAGTTCAACAGCAAGCACAAAGAAAACACTGGTGGCTAAAAGGAGAAAAGTACGATCTACTAAAGAAGCGCATAAAAAAACAACTTTTAAATCAGATGCTTTATCAAGACGAGCTTGAACAGGAGGAGAAATATAATGGACGAAGTCAAGAAAATTGAACATTATAAAAATTTAAACACAGACACATCCGAGAATTCTGCTGCGTATTTAGACAGTTTCTTAAAGAAAAACAAAAAAAATAAAGAAATGAGTGAGATTGTCGCTGGAACCATTCTCCAGTTATTACGTCAGACTCAGGATAGCCAATTTTCTACGTTGGGGAAAAAGAATGGGCAAATGAAGTCTATTGACAACAAATCGTCTCTCCAGGTTGACAGGAATCCATCTCTTTCTTTGCAAACAAATGGAACAGAGCAATTTTCTACAAAGAAAATTCTCAATATGACTTCTCGAGGTCAGGGTATTAGTTCTGAACTATCTGATAACACGATAAAAATTAAGGAAAAAATCCATAATGGTAGCCATACAGAGTTCATCACAGATCAAAAAAACAGTAATAATAAAGATCGTGAAAAAAAATACCGCGATGGAGACAAAATAAATGGACCGCAGGCCCATTTATTAGACATTACTAACGAAAGAAGGTTTGCTGATAACAGAACCATGTTTACTCAACATATCGAAAAACAAAGGAATGTTAATACGCTCAATCAGAATGATATAAATAATTCTGTTAATAGTGCCAATGTACCAGAAAATGAATTGACATATCAGTTTCAGCGTTGGGGACAAAATCATACAGTCCGGATTCTGGAAAGTAGTGAAGGGATACGACTAAAACCATCTGACGCACTTGTCTCCGACAGACTCCATGAAGCCCAACACAATGATGTTACAGCACAACGTTGGGTATTGACTGAGCAAGATGAACGACAAGGACAACGACATCAGCCCCATGATGAGCAAGAAAATGAAGGTAAATTCGAAAACGATCAGAAGGACGAAAGTTAATGTTCGGTCTGAGAAAAGTAAATGGAAACACTCATTCCTTTGAAACCACTTTTCAAAACTGGAAAGAAAATGGTGAAGATGTTGCGTTATTAATGCCCGAATTTAGCGCCAAATGGCTACCGATAGCAGAAGAGAGCGGCAGCTGGTCTGGATGGGTGTTACTTCGAGAAATATTTCCCTTAATTTCTGCCGAGCTCGCTGGGATGGCTTTAATGCCAGAAACGGAAAGGTTAATAGTGGAATGGCTCAGTTTATCCAGTTCCCCGTTAAATCTAAAGTATCCTGAACTAAAATATAATCGTTTGTGTGTAGGTAAAGTATTTGATGGAGTATTGAGTCCAGCTCAACCACTAATAAGAATATGGACAGGGGAATTAAATGTTTGGTTAGATAAAGTCACGGTCTGCCAATACGAAAACGCTCTAACGCTAGACAAAAAAACATTATATTGGCCCATTCATTTTGTAATTGGATTTAGTAAAACATGTTATAGAACCATTGTTGATATTGAAGTTGGTGATGTTTTATTAATTTCAGATAATTTTGCTTATGCGGTTATTTATAATACAAAGATTTGTGACTTAATTTATCCAGAGGAGTTAAAAATGGCTGATCATTTTGAGTACGAGGAAGATTTTGAAACAGATGACTTTGATATCAAAAAAAGCGAAATCGAGATTAATGATGAAAATGACTATCAGCAGATTAATAGTTTTGAAGACTTGCCTGTAAAAATTGAGTTTGTTCTTGGAAAGAAAATAATGAATCTATATGAAATAGACGATCTCTGTGCAAAAAGAATTATATCTTTGCTTCCTGAAGCTGAGAAAAATATAGAGATACGTGTAAATGGCGCGCTAACTGGCTATGGCGAACTTGTTGAAGTGGATGATAAATTGGGCGTAGAAATTCATTCTTGGTTATCAGGGAATAATAATGTCAAATAGCATTTCGCTGATAGCCATATTATCATTATTTACACTATTACCGTTTATAATAGCATCCGGGACATGTTTTATTAAATTCTCGATTGTTTTTGTTATTGTCCGAAACGCACTGGGACTTCAGCAAGTGCCATCAAATATGACACTTAATGGGGTAGCTTTGCTATTGTCAATGTTCGTAATGATGCCGGTTGGGAAGGAAATATATAATAACAGTCAGAATGAGAATCTTTCATTCAATAATGTAGCGTCGGTTGTTAATTTTGTTGAGACAGGCATGAGTGGTTATAAATCATATTTGATAAAATATTCTGAACCGGAGTTGGTTAGCTTTTTTGAAAAGATTCAGAAGGTGAATAGTTCTGAAGACAATGAAGAGATAATCGATGATGAGAATATTTCAATTTTCTCGTTACTCCCGGCATATGCATTGAGTGAGATAAAAAGTGCATTTATTATAGGTTTCTATATCTATTTACCCTTTGTTGTAGTTGATCTGGTTATATCCAGCGTTCTGTTAACGTTAGGTATGATGATGATGAGTCCGGTAACCATATCTACACCGATAAAATTAATTCTGTTTGTCGCGATGGACGGTTGGACAATGTTATCGAAAGGACTCATTTTACAATATTTTGACCTATCCATTAATCCCTGAGGAAAAAATATGGACGACATTGTTTTTGCGGGGAATAGGGCGCTGTATCTGATTTTAGTTATGTCTGCAGGACCTATTGCAGTTGCGACATTTGTTGGTTTATTGGTAGGGCTTTTTCAAACGGTAACACAGTTGCAAGAACAGACTTTGCCATTTGGCGTCAAATTATTGTGCGTAAGTATTTGCTTTTTTTTAATGAGCGGATGGTATGGTGAAAAATTATATTCGTTTGGTATCGAAATGCTTAATTTAGCATTCGCGAGAGGATAGCATGGGGGAGGCGATACTCTATCAGTTGCATAGTCTGCTGGCTGCTACAGCGCTCGGTTTTTGCCGATTGGCACCAACTTTCTATTTGTTACCATTTTTCGCCAGTGGGAATATACCAACAGTAGTCCGCCATCCAATAATAATAGTGGTATCATGTGCATTAGTTCAGCATTACCACTATGAATTATCTACCCTAAATGAAATAGATATCGCTTTGTTTGCTGTCAGAGAAATTATTATAGGGTTGTTTATTGCTTGCTTATTAGCATCCCCATTTTGGATTTTCCTTGCTATAGGCAGCTTTATCGATAACCAACGTGGTGCAACGTTAAGTAGTACTTTGGATCCGGCTACAGGTGTCGATACATCGGAATTAGCAAGATTATTTAACCTTTTCTCTGCAGCAGTTTATCTTACCAACGGTGGATTGAACTTTATTCTGGAGACTCTATGGCAAAGTTATAACTTATGGCCTTCAGGAAATTTTAATTTTCCTAAATTAGAGCCTTTATTCTCATATATTAATAATATAATGACTCATACTATCGTTTACGCAAGCCCCGTGATTGCGGTTATGCTGGGCGGTGAAGCTGTCCTGGGATTGCTGGCACGCTATGCTTCACAACTAAATGCTTTTGCCATCTCACTGACTGTCAAAAGTGCGCTGGCATTTTTAATATTAATTATTTATTTTGGCCCAATACTGGCTGAACGAGTTATGCCGTTATCCTTTTTCCCAGAACAATTGCAATTATACATTGATAAATAGAGTGTTTCATGGCAAATAAAACTGAAAAGCCAACACAAAAGAAACTCCAGGATGCTTCTAAAAAAGGGCAAATTCTAAAAAGTAGAGACTTAACAGTCTCTGTAATAATGCTTGTGGGTACTTTATATCTCGGATATGTATTTGATGTGCATCATATTATGTCGATTCTTGAATACATCCTTGATCATAACGCTAAACCGGATATTTGGGACTATTT
The nucleotide sequence above comes from Escherichia coli. Encoded proteins:
- a CDS encoding EscV/YscV/HrcV family type III secretion system export apparatus protein, translating into MFNKVLIGLRSHPELIILGLMVMIIAMLIIPLPTYLIDFLIGLNLTLAILVFLGSFYVDRILSFSSFPSILLITTLFRLALAISTSRLILLEADAGEIITSFGEFVIGDSLVVGFVIFSIVTIVQFIVITKGSERVAEVAARFSLDGMPGKQMSIDADLRAGIIDADLAKERRSVLERESQLYGSFDGAMKFIKGDAIANIIIIFVNIIGGLSVGVGQNGMDFSTALTVYTILTVGDGLVSQIPALLIAISAGFIVTRVNGDSDNMGQNIMSQLLSNSFVIIVTCVLALSIGLLPGFPLLVFLCLAVILGIYFYFKFKKKGVEETVVEGDITVGLEPYNQDDDISLGIINKLDQVITETVPLVLIMNSVQAKKYTEINLADRIRSQFFIEYDIRIPGIVIREGEGLNDEDVILMLNEVRASQFKIYHDLVLLVEYSDEVVSTLIKKPVIVNSNGEQYYWVTKSDAQKLTKIGCYTRTAMDEMYNHLSVCLAHNINEYFGIQETKYILDQLEMKYPDLLKEILRYITVQRISEVIQRLIQERISVRNMRLVMEALALWSPREKDIITLVEHVRGALGRYICHKFSYSGEIKAIVISPEIEDRIRDGVRPTAGGTFLNLDASEAEMILDNFKLALSGINIPIKDIILLGSVDIRRFIKKLIESSYRDLEVLSYGELTENVPVNILKTI
- the sctN gene encoding type III secretion system ATPase SctN, which produces MKKLKLLNKYSYLHSINGSLIEAELDDVSVGEVCEIYASWQANERIARAQVVGFRNGKTLLNLIGSSVGLTRTAVLKPTGEQLTIQISDAFLGSVLNASGQIMERFVPVTPGDRGNLRLIDELPPSYQERRVINTPLETRIRVIDGVLTCGIGQRVGIFASAGCGKTVLMHMLVNNTEADVFVIGLIGERGREVTECAESLKKSVNAAKCVLVYATSDFSSVDRCNAALMATTVAEYFRDRGKRVVLFIDSMTRYARALRDMKLAAGEPPARRGYPASVFDSLPRLLERPGPTLKGSITAFYTVLLEGEDESDPLGDEIRSILDGHIYLSRKLAGQGHYPAIDVLKSVSRVFGQVTDEKHRDNAARVRKILTTLEDLQVFIDLGEYRAGQNAENDFAMNARPKLTNWLKQSVNEKMPMSETLKELERIVK
- a CDS encoding type III secretion protein, which gives rise to MLSKVNRLIRRTAQSLAACEASLQKLNAEKEKLVEKERLYDMQLKNLQSLLDMKELLGEVVFRQDIFYSLRKVAVIQQQIAEINLEKQKIAERRKILNKEIVQQQAQRKHWWLKGEKYDLLKKRIKKQLLNQMLYQDELEQEEKYNGRSQEN
- a CDS encoding type III secretion system needle length determinant, SpaN/EivJ family, whose translation is MFTQHIEKQRNVNTLNQNDINNSVNSANVPENELTYQFQRWGQNHTVRILESSEGIRLKPSDALVSDRLHEAQHNDVTAQRWVLTEQDERQGQRHQPHDEQENEGKFENDQKDES
- a CDS encoding EscR/YscR/HrcR family type III secretion system export apparatus protein; protein product: MSNSISLIAILSLFTLLPFIIASGTCFIKFSIVFVIVRNALGLQQVPSNMTLNGVALLLSMFVMMPVGKEIYNNSQNENLSFNNVASVVNFVETGMSGYKSYLIKYSEPELVSFFEKIQKVNSSEDNEEIIDDENISIFSLLPAYALSEIKSAFIIGFYIYLPFVVVDLVISSVLLTLGMMMMSPVTISTPIKLILFVAMDGWTMLSKGLILQYFDLSINP
- a CDS encoding EscS/YscS/HrcS family type III secretion system export apparatus protein — protein: MDDIVFAGNRALYLILVMSAGPIAVATFVGLLVGLFQTVTQLQEQTLPFGVKLLCVSICFFLMSGWYGEKLYSFGIEMLNLAFARG
- the sctT gene encoding type III secretion system export apparatus subunit SctT — its product is MGEAILYQLHSLLAATALGFCRLAPTFYLLPFFASGNIPTVVRHPIIIVVSCALVQHYHYELSTLNEIDIALFAVREIIIGLFIACLLASPFWIFLAIGSFIDNQRGATLSSTLDPATGVDTSELARLFNLFSAAVYLTNGGLNFILETLWQSYNLWPSGNFNFPKLEPLFSYINNIMTHTIVYASPVIAVMLGGEAVLGLLARYASQLNAFAISLTVKSALAFLILIIYFGPILAERVMPLSFFPEQLQLYIDK